In Lactuca sativa cultivar Salinas chromosome 5, Lsat_Salinas_v11, whole genome shotgun sequence, the DNA window gcaaggcgaattccatcttctctgtgaagttgttggtgtattcatcaattgacatgcttcctttcttcaaggtcaggaactggttctctagctcgagtaagttttgagctgagcagtactttcgtttgaattgcaccagaaactctgcccatgtcagttgcaggggctcattggggctcaaagtcttccctagggtattccaccaacgaacagcgcctcctcgaaactgacgtactgcaaacaTGGTCTGTAGTtttcctctgcaaccgcacgtcatgaaggctaactccatctccgagatccaatccatgaccccgatcggatcttcctttctcGTGAAAGTCGAGggcttgcaagttagaaaatccttgtacttgcatccattcctctcgactccgtcatcttggttgttttgttgaactattggtgggttgacttgaccaacagtcccactgtagtttccctcctcagtctgcccttcgttcaattCGGGCTGTTCGAtatgaatagtcgcttcctctcgatttttctggagcaaacgtctggtttcctccatttgacgatccaacattgcctggatcatcgcttgcactccggccatcgttattggctcagcagcggcttccgcaaccggtatttgctcaatcactgggggctgatctcggttcccatttgcattcatgtttccgctacgggtccttgccatcttgatctatacaccgaataaggtgaatctagatctttatttaggattgacgtttaaatcatcattatcactccgaaacgtttatatgctagttctaatatcgtattcgtacgtttagaatcctaaacacataaggtttccagatccggtcggcaacagaccatagatccgattaaactatagcataacaaatcatttagcacgtaaaaacaatttaggcatcattcctaaaataagctagtgcttgtgtctattcatgtgtattacctaaatctattagacacactcctcacaatcattgcttagcattctaagtttatgtcTATAAATAAattccatattcctagttcgcttaaactaatgctctgataccaactgtgacatccccatttttcacggccagaaaagaccgatttttgtttatactttataaaaatcagagtacttcttttaataaaaatgctgcggaatttgttcccagtaaaacatgataaatacgttatcaaagcatttttgaagaaatatatttttattcattttaaaacgtttaggatgtcatcgttaatacagatacataagcataaacagaatttacattcattatcactagtgatctacatctctttaatctctcagtgtaatgtgacttcatatcaacacctgtgatataaataaactgagtgggtcaggttgggaaacctggtgagtacaaagggttttcatcccacaataaataagtttattaattttatcaaaccaaacaaacccgattacccattcccgttatcctcactttacgtccctaagacatctaacacaaaggacctagtctaaggactttcatcggggtgacaacacatgcttcgggggttccttagcaattcatgtcaaataaggcaaccatgtgggggatggagtacttcACACagatcaaataaacacacagttcaaataaacacttacaggttgcgagcctgctagcgttccactggactgtctagaaaagtccgtggtcgtcatctatactccgctagatgactggatcatcaaaacatctatatcgaggcctctcattatatTATTTGGTCACACagaaactattacatctaccaatgttctacccaacacattttgtagatataaaatacatatttagtttaaatcatataaaacatgtataaaaatatttcacccaacatagacaacaagtattcggacaatatgcacacatagcacataatttatttaaaatactttatatctatgtgtaagatgaaagtaactatgcactcacttgattaagtggtgactcagtactcggacaacgctttgatactcttaaaacaattttccttcgataaaacctagtatcaataccactagagtttagtctaacgcttgacgagactaatttaatagtctagctattattactattatataagcgttaaacaatacttatataacccataataatagtccaaatactccttataaggtcctaataacattactatattgaaacataagctatactaaagataggataggtacagctcacttacagcgggttttttcgaaaaccgggcttcgctggagcggcgttcccgagccgaaaggctcttttattgggattccgggagcctcggggcttccttcgggtgctagggaggttccctaggcttttagggggttagggaggcttagagagaagttctagagagagaaagaagggtttcaaggtgtaagaatgaatggaacccgacacctctatttatagtgtgaatTCCTAATGTACTTGCCGAGTAggatgacctactcgccgagttagggcatgtggcagccttctggtggtgccacatgtccaattctggtggtgccacgtcacccctatcacgtatcagccttcaaacttagaaaaatcataactctcgcatacgagctccgttttcgacgttctgtttttcaacgcgtaggtaaaatgaagatataaaactttcatttagactttgtcagCTAATTATCGaagatctcaaatttaacagtaggaggcgtttagactgttaaatgaccgcgaagaattcgtaacttcttcatacggactccgtttttgtatatctttttaccgttgagttcctattaatgagatattcaactctcatttaggtcgcgtaagccaaaaactgctcgaactaaaattcgagtttcaggttgtacactgctatgccgaaacttcgaaaaatcataacttcctcatacgaagtcagatttgggcgttctttttatgaattttctcagtttaacatactctacaacttttatttagattactaaggctaaagagtcttctatcgtaaattcactttttacgcttcccggtgtcgtgccggttctgtcgtaaaacttcgacgggccataagtttttcgttataactctgatttcagcgttctttatatgtacggaaaccttgatacatattctacaacttggttaagattatttatactaaataatgttttgtcgaaaagtcgttttcgacccctattgcctctaaattgactagcccggatctacgggcgttacagtataAGGTACCCTCAATATATACACAATAGTAAGAGAATAAATAGAAAAGGCCTAAACGTATGTCCTGCATATATCAACTATTACAAATACAATACTAAATAATATGCTACCAACCTCCTGCAGATTCAACGGAAGACAAGTCTTCAACTAAATTATTTATGTTTAAGCTGCATTTATCTTTAAGAGTGTATAAATAATTTTTAGGGATGGGAGATGTCATGTCtacatgcaaatttaatttatgaatgggtttaaaatgcttttttttCCACGAGTAAGCATTAGGTGATGAGATTGAGTGACACATTAGGAGAACTAACAGGAGAGTGATCAGAGAGGGAAGAAGTCGAGGAGATGTTGGTGCACAGAGGAGATGAACTCAGCTGTTGAGGGATTATTAAGAAAGGATTTGGGCGTTGATGGGGTTGGTTTGAAATAGGAAGGAGAATATTTGGTGAATAGGTTGGCGATGATTGATAGGAGCTGTCAGCAGGGGTTTGAGGTGGGCCAGATTGACGATCGAACATGGGAGTAGATGTAGGTGAGGAATTTGGTAGAGGAACCCGTTCTGTTAATGGATATGATGAGGCCAGTGTAGAAGCAAGAGGATTGGAAGTGTGGGAATCATCAAGGAACGAATATGCTGGTGCTCTATTTGGTGTCATTGGGTTAAAAGGAATGACAGTTTCGTAAAAAATGACATGACAAGAAATGATGATTTTGTTTATGTCAAGATTAAGGCGATAATGGCCTTTGTGATTAGTAGGGTAACCAAGGAAGATGCAAGGAGTGGATCAAGGAGAGAGTTTGTGAGGATCATCGATGTAAGGGAAACAAAGGCAACATAAAACACAAGGATTATCATAAGAAGGAGATTTGTTATAAATTTTATGGTACGATGTGTCATTATCAAGGGTGATGGATGGAAGAATGTGATAATATTGCCATATGACTATGATAGAGAGAAATTAAAAGTTTCTCAATGAAAAGCCTAAAGACTACAAAGAAGAAAGCGGAGAATAAATATTAGCAagacaaaaccctaatgggctaaagCCTAAAGGACCCATAAACATGTGGGCTAATAACATATTTAAGCGTGCCGGGGTTTCCGCTAAGAAAGAGGACCTGTTAATTTCTTGACTGAcccgacagaaggaaggtcaaccctcagaccggctgacattttgatttttggatgggtcggaGGGAAACACGCGTGTGTGGAtcttacaggggtatcccctctcgtgggcCTGAGGGCTGGGGGTTTCACGGCGGGACATGCTGCTTTAAAAGCAGttacatgcaaagtcaccaaacatgagaaatcgtgcatggaaaatcaacacgtgttcataccatttgcatttgatacattTGGTTTCCTCACACCGGATGCGGTAGAGCTtcttaaaagagtacaacgaatcatgcatagtaatgttatatcccctagatcttcggatgtagtttttaaaagaattagctttaccattcaaaaaggcttagcggcacagcttgttgctcgtttgccatctcactttttgtacgatgacaattaaaATATTGTGAGTTTttattgtaatatcataacatataggctaacagcccccccccccccctttctctCAAACTCACAATGCCACAACAATAAGCATTGAGAGTTTTTCACACAAATAACCGAAACTGAGAAGCCGACAGAGCCTTCGTAAAAATATCTGCAAGTTGCAAGGTTGATGAAACAAACGGAAGCGATATGGTTCCGAGCTGTAAGTGATGTCGGGTGAAGTGATAGTTAATCTCATTGTGCTTCATCCACACATGGAAAACATAATTCTTTGCAATTTGTATCGCACTTTTGATATCACAATGCAGGGGAGTAGGTGAAGAAATGTGAACTCCTATATTTGCAAGCAACCATCGTAACCAGATAATCTCACATGTAGTCATAGCCATAGCACGATACTCAGCCTCCGTGGAAGATCTAGAGACAACGTCTTATTTCATGCTCTTCCATGAGATGAAAGAATCTCCAAGAAATACGTAAAATCCAGTGGTGGATTTACTATCAAGACGGTCGTCATCCCAATCAACATCACTATAGGCATGTAACTCAAGAGAAGACGTCAAGGGAAACAAGAGGGTCTGAAAGTGAGTGCCACAAATATATCTAAAAATACGAAGAACAGCTCCCCAATGAACAGATGTAGGAGCAGTAACAAAGTGACTGACAACATGAACAACACGAGCAATATCCAGACGAGTAACAGTGAGATAAACCAAACTTCCTAGAACAGTGAGATAAAGATTCAGATCGGACAAAGGAACACCATCAGTATGAGAGTACCGTGCATTGGCTTCAAGAGGAGTATCAAGTCCGATTGTTAAAGAGGACAAACCGTGTAAacaagtcatatatatatatatatatatatatatatatatatatatatatatatatatatatatacatttagcCTAAGAAAGAAGATACCCTTTCTTAGACTGAGATACCTCAATACCTAAGAAATAACGTATTAAGCCCAAATCCTTTATAGCAAATCTATGAGCTAGATCCTGCTTCAAAGACTCAATACCACCATGGTCATCACCAGTAATAATCATATCATCCATATATAAAGACAAAAGAATATGTCCTGCACTCGAGCATCTAACCAACAAAGTCGAATCATGATTACTCTAAACAAATCCAAGAGAGGTGATCACTATGGAGAATTTCACCAAAGATTTGCAAAGCCGATAAACCTCACCCATTTGGTGTCGAATTCCTGGGGGATGAGACGTACCATTCAAAAAGgcattcttgacatccatttgaaagatcTTCCACTGTCGAACGAATGCAACTACAATCATGGTACTGATTGTCATCATCTTTGCCACTGGGGCAAAGGTATCCTCATAGTCAAAACCATACTATTCAAAATACCCTTTGCCACATGTCCCAAATGAGAATGCCAAAGATAAAACTCAGACGATAAAGGACTCAAACGAAAAGAAGACAAATCAATGTTAGAGGCAGCAACAACAAATACTTTAAGAACCTCCAAGACATACAATTCCCCCACCCTACAAATGATCCCAATCACCTTCTGGGTGTGTTGATCTTCTATAAAACAGACAAAATCAATAAAAGAGCACCCAATTACTAGACTTACACAACTGACTGACTGAAGCAAGATACAAAGTAAGTTTAGGAATGTAATACACATCAGGGAGAGTGATATGAGAAATAGAGACAGGCCCAAAACCCTCAACTAGCATAGATGTATCACTAGTAGACATAAAAGATATAGATAACACGTGTGACAAAGAAGTAAATGATGACAAATGAGGATTCATGTGATGGGTCGCACCAGAATCTAAAATCCACAAAGATGAGGGAATACATGAGGTACTGGATGAAGTAGGACCAGAATGAGACATAGATGCAGACATGGAAGTAGGATTATAGGCCAAATATTGTCTGAAACTCTCAAAAACCTTGGGATCTAATGTAGATGGTGGCACGTTTCCAATAAATTTCGTGTTAACTGGTGGTGTAACAGCAACATAAAACTATGGAGAACTATATGTCCATGGAGGATTACTAAAGGAACATGGCTAAAACTTTTGTTGACCAAACCTATTATGTTGTCCCAACTGAGGCTGACCAGATTTACCCTTGTTGACTAACAATGGACACTAAGCTTTCCAATGATTTTTCTGTTTGCAGTTAGCCCACtcagcataagcaaccctcagatTTTGTTGATACTGATTAGAGGAAACAACAAGCACAATAGGAGTGGAAGTAGGAATGGAGGTTGCTTTAAACCCTTTATCCGCATGAGACATGATACGAGTATCTTCATCAATCATCTCATGAGCAACAGAATCCACTGAGGGAAGGGGTGAGCGATGAAGAATTGTTCCACGTAGGCCTTCAAAATCAGAACGCAAGGCCATCAAAAATTGAACCAAACATTGTTCTTCCATCCTAGCAATATAAGGCTCAAAATCTTTTAACTCTTTGATTCAGTAAGAGCCAATTGATCCCACAAATCAGACATAACAACATAGAAATCTTGAATCCTCTAGTCATTTTTTTGAAGGGCATGAATATCATATTCTAACTGATACGGTCTAGCAAACTTGGACAGAGTATATAGTCTCTCCAAGTGATTCCAAACTTGCTTTGTTGTGTTATATTTGGGTAAATGTCACTATAACCCAACAAACTTATGtgttttggtttaaaaggtcccTCATCTCATTTTTTTGCTTTTTAAGGGTACGAATTcatgtttttaagatttaaaaggtCCTTTTCAAAAAAATGAAGGGGTCATCCGGTGAACCCCTTCCTAGTCGGCAGGTAAAGTCAATTGTTAAAGTCTTCCCTCAATTGACATGGTACGTGACTTACAATAACCCTAAATTCAATAGCGGTGGCCATGAAATTAATGAAGACTCCATCTGCTTCTCATTTTGTATGAATTACATCACAACAAATATGAGGTTTAAATCAAAAAAGATAGCAGCGGTGTCTCTTCCAATTTCAATCAACATTCTTCACTCTGTTCTTCATCTTCTTTGTTATTGACAGAGTAACCTAGTCATGAACATCAAATCTGATCGACgacggtgtgtgtgtgtgtgtgtgtgtctcaatTGAATAATTGTTACCCAGAAACCAATCGCCACCCTTATTTTCCTTTGTTCACCACCAATTTGATTAGGCATCAGATTGAATAATCGTCTTCATTAGATCATTAATATATACAAAATGGGGGTCCGTCGTCTTAATTACATCGGGAAGGGAAATTGATGCGGACGGAAACAGGAATCGATGGGGTGATTGTTTGTGGTTGATCAACGAGCACCGGTCGAGGAAGGAAGACAAAAGTAGTAGGCGGTTGCAGTCCGTCTCCATCTTCAACGATTAGGTAACGAATGTACAGTCAAAGTTGCTAGGGGACTTTGACGTTGGCTGGTGATCGCGAGAAAGGGAGGGCGTCAATCTTCAGCGATGGCTGGGAGGTCATGAGGAGGGGCGCTGGCACTCCAGGGCTGCTTCGGTGACTTCCTTCTTCTTCTGGTCCGATCGACTGCAACATAGGAGGGGACGGAAGGTTCATCGgaaattgaacaacaaaaatTGAGGGGTGGTTGTGAGGAGCTCGATCAAGCAAGGAGTGCTTAGATTAATCCCCAAAGTTGCTGACGAGGCAAAAGTCTACTAGGCTCCAAGTATTACTGACGAGGCTACATGTCATCATTTTCTAACCTATTTGGCAGATCTAACCGATTATAATGGGTTGTTTACCCAAATTGGCCGGTAAAATACAAGTTGATTCccttagaaagaaaaaaaaataagatgagagaccttttaaaccaaaacaCGTAAGTTTGTTGGGCTACAGTGACATTTACCCGTCATATTTAGCAAACTGCATACCAATAGACTGAGTAACAAAATTGTTGATCCAAGTAATGACCTTGGAGTTATCAGTCTCCCAAGCATCAACCAACAAATCGAAATTCTCAGCTTAAGGCATTGAGGGTTTGGCTTTAGTCCCAGTAACATAGCCTCATATATTATTCCCATGAAGGAAGTTCTTTATAATATAACTCCAATACATATAATTCTTTCCATCTAGACGAGTATTGATTGAATGAAGGGAATCATCCTTTCCAGTCATGTTGGTAAAGAATAAATAACCACAACAATAGATAAGCAATCTGAGAATGAGAAGAGCAACAAACTAGCAGAAGCAATCAATGGAACAACAAGAGATCGAACAATAACAACGAACTAActaacaacaactacaacaataaATGAATACCAGCAAACAAACAAGCATCGACAATGAAGAAACATCAAACAGATTGAAAACGAAACTGCTACAGTATCCCTAGAAATTTTTGGTTTGCGCCACAGATGATTGCTAGAAAACCTTCTAACAACGTATCAAACCTCCGCTCTAATACCATGATAATATTGCCATATGATTATGATAGAAAGAAATTACAAGGTTCTCTATGAAAAGCATGCAGACTACAAAGAAGAATGTGGAGAATAAATACTAGCAAGACAAAACCCTAATGGGATAAAGCCTAAAGGACCCATAAACATGTGGGCTAATAACATATAGGCTAAGAGAATGTTTAGAAGATGAGATGCCATTTGAAGAGCTTTGGTACAATATGTAGGATTAAGCCGAGCTTGAAACAATAGAGTACGGATGGCATTATTTAGAGTACGAAGCATACATTCGGATTTATAGTTTTATTGGGATGTGTAGGGacatgaaaaaggatttggatatCATTTTGGGAAAAGATGTGATGAAATTTGTTGTTGTTATTTTCACCTTCATTGTCACATTGAAATGACTTGATATCAGTTTAAAATCATTATCgtttcattatcattatcatcattatatacttataaagctaacatttttcttttcaccacattcatttgaaactcccattcatttttcctttcaccacattcatttgaaactcccatgacttttcaatttctttctaataatgactataagttggttaataaggttaaataaatataaaacctaaagtgtaatcatatataaactaaatttcaatattaaaataatatattttcttctatttataaagttatgtttttaacttttaacatattatacttaatttgttaggtttagtatgttgttgtatgtaaaccattatcattttaaagctacaacttttgaacaatttgtataaaatacttaaattgttaatttaaatataaccttaaaggatcaacttaaatataaattttagttcaacttaaacaacctaaaaatattttgtaaatagttaaaagtgataaattgtagtgtctttctaataatgattataagttggttaataaggttaaataagtatcaaacctaaagtgtaatcataaataaactaaataagttatgtctttaacttttaacatattatacttaatttattagatttaatatgttgttgtatgtaaaccatatcaatttaaagctacaacttttgaacagttttgacaaaatacttaaattgttaatttaaatataacattacaaggtcaacttcaatataaatttcaggtccacttaaaaaacccaaaaaatgttttgtgaatagttaaaaatgataaattgtagtgctaaatgcaaaaacaaaattgtaatataaatttaactaaaatatttcctaaagatatttttataatcgttaaaagttttcaaataattagcttaaaataacttaaaataacaataattaaaaataactatatataaatgattatattgttacatttaaaataaaaaaaattgtttgatattttaaataattagaatgatagaaattaaaatgttaaacaaaataaattaaaaaaaattaattaataataactacaactataaataacattactatatattatattttattttattcatgagtaactagtgggtagaggtcattcaaaagattgaattatcatataattcaaaatagagtaaattacatgaatggtccctacgGTTTAGagtaatttgtgtgtttggtctttgactttttttttttaactcggaaggtccctactattttttttttgttagacacttggtccctgtcttatctaaaaaactatttttccctagattttctaatttatttaaataaacacacccccaaccccacccattcaccttaccttacataccccaccatttttccttatttaaataatagtctttttaggtaagacggagaccaaacgtgtaacaaaaacaaacagtagggacaaaGCGCGTAACacaaacaaatagtagggaccttccgagttaaaaaaataagttatggaccaagctgcaaatcaccccaaaccatatggaccattcgtgtaatttactgttcaaaataatcaatatattatatctccttagtatacgaattattatatgaaatttaacaataacattattgttatatttaaaaaaacatgtaaagATTTCAGTTATATAAATGCTTCTGCGCAACTCGCGGGCAATCGCCTAGTTATCTATTGACAAAGGACCGAAATGTGTAAATTTGTCAAACACATCAGATTTGGCACGAATGGGATAAACCCATACAAAGTGAGAGTAATCATCTAAAATATAACATAGTATTTAATTCCACTAAATAGGAGATGTTCAAACATCGGAATGTATTAAATTAAAAGGAAAATGTGTAAGAGACGTAGAAGAGCTAAAAGACAACTTAACATGTTTGCCCATTTAACATGCATAACATAAAGAAAACTCTTTACTTCAAGATAAGAAATAGAACGATTATAAACTAGATGCTTAAAAATATGATAACCGGGATGACCAAAACGTTGATGCCAAATGGAAGGATCAATAGAGATGAAAGCTTGATTAGTTGGTGTCGTAACAAGATAAAGATCACAGGTGCTATCACATCGGAGGAGGATTTGTTGGTGCAAAAATCCTTCACATAAAATCCAAATGTGTCAAAttcaataaaacaattatttTCACGAACAAAACGACGAATGGATATAAGATTTTTAATAATGGATGGAGTAATTCAAACATTTCTAAGATTCAAAGCACGATAAGGATTAGAGAGCAAAAGAGTGGTGTGTCCCATATTAGTTACAGGTATTAAAGATTCATCACTAACCAACACATATGAAGAAAAATTACTATTTTTATCAGATGTTGTCATACCCCTGGCCGGCGGTGGAAACATCGGGATATGCAATGTTAGCATATTGGATTTTAGACGAAAGACATACATTGAGTAATACACTAATATATTAAACAACTTTCCTAtttattcattaaataaaatatgttacaaagtTGTTTGAGGTACAAATAGGTCACAAAAAGCAAAGTACAAAAGTAAGGTACATAGACTTCGAGCTTCATCATCGGGGTTACCTCCTCCTTTAGCCAGATTCattctcctgagaatacatgtggtTTTGAAAGgccaacataatgttggtgagtccatAGGCTTTATTGTTATAAAACATGGTGCGATTAGTTTAGTTATCCCGTTTATCCTAAACTCGCTTCCTCGATTTTGTAACTACTATCACAGCTTTCTTAGTTTGTTTCCTAGTAGTGGTATAGCATAGttagttttagttttaacaaaGTTATGATGAGTTTCTTTTACAGAGTTATGATTGTTGATTCCCAAAAACCACAACGCTTTATTGGAAGTCGCAAATGTGTTTAAAAAGTTATAATTCCTGCTTCAACTTCTCGTTAGGTTGTAGCTAGTAACCATAGGTGGGAGTGTCAATCccgcatagatctatacatgtcTCTCCCACTCACTTAAGATTGAATAATTATAAGTCGGGAGCTAGCTGAAAATCTTTCAGCGTGTAgatgaatcgtgtctcatctaACTCTTGTTGTAGGGGGCTCCCCTTGTCGGTCGTGTTGTTATTCCCGTTGTATTCATACgtgtttacttatatatatatatatatatatatatatatatatatatatatatatatagtgtgtgtgtgtgtgtgtattttgcTTAGTCGAGTATTTGAGCAGAGTAACCACTAGGTACTAAGCGTATCCAAAGGGTGGCTATAATAGCGACTAGAGTACCAACGTTTCCTGGCAACAGGCCTATGTAATGAATAGATATAATCTTATCTATCAATGTGAATCAGTATAACAACTAGGCATAATATTAGATAAAAAGTTCGGGCATAATATCATCCTAGTGTTATGAGCATAATTATCTAACTATAATTAGTAATAACTATGTAATAGTTGCATTTTAACAATTCCCCCCCCCCCGCCCGTAAAGGTTTGGAAAATAAGGCCATGAACTCATCTGTAAGTTATGATACCGTTTTTGTAGGGTGGAAACCGAAAGTCCGAACTTCGAGAGGTGCTCGAGGCAGTGGCATAAGGATCGAGGCAGTGAGAGGTGTGGAAATAGTTTTGTCGAAGTCTTCTATTTATATCAACTTCTAGAGTGCACATCGTGCTTTTGCGCGTGAGCCACAAGGGGGTTGCCATGTGTCGCCCTCTCCTTGTGCCACGTTACCCCGTATCTAGGCGAATTGACTGTTAGAATGCGTGCATCGCAC includes these proteins:
- the LOC128126017 gene encoding secreted RxLR effector protein 161-like, with translation MTCLHGLSSLTIGLDTPLEANARYSHTDGVPLSDLNLYLTVLGSLVYLTVTRLDIARVVHVVSHFVTAPTSVHWGAVLRIFRYICGTHFQTLLFPLTSSLELHAYSDVDWDDDRLDSKSTTGFYVFLGDSFISWKSMK